The following proteins are encoded in a genomic region of Fusarium keratoplasticum isolate Fu6.1 chromosome 9, whole genome shotgun sequence:
- a CDS encoding PhoD domain-containing protein: MALQTTVANVSSVALRICAVVFFRLFPAHFPSIAFALFAIYVPSYIATYFSKPQVEVLKDEVDVTVKESTITSTTPLLTRNGVAVAPEPEVVTDVVDIKEKIVVGEKIPSAFKILLLGAPSARRPIASFLTFLINVIFVALTADALFRARWYYPADDLSFVRLGYVSPSEARFVIREPDQTKLPITFEYHIQDPQLSSETNLWLTAGFVTSTNNSTDFTTTLTVPLDDSKQRKYEWRTSNNHTGEFRSAPKPGQMPDTENGLFTFLSTSCILPRFPYNPVDHPLAIPGLRNLAEKLPSLSPQFMLFLGDFIYVDVPERFGKSVQEYRMQYRQVYASPDWAPVAQNLSWIHVLDDHEISNDWSSNTTGIYSAAVDPWHIYQANVNPPRAQSATQSGPRSNATWYEFTQGPASFFMMDTRSYRSSNNLPFNATDKTMLGKEQLADLLSWLARPEPQGVRWKFIASSVPFTKNWPVNVKDTWGGFLTERKQILEAMWDSGARGTGVVILSGDRHEFAATRFPPPVGSRWPQSAAAHEFSTSPLNQFASPFPTYKQTDDEDVMMNYIPGGISKFGSFSIEKQGEKSSLNYTLYIDGKETWTTVVEAPDAPEGFKSPPSIWDRLHQFF; encoded by the exons ATGGCCCTCCAGACGACAGTCGCAAACGTATCCTCGGTCGCCCTAAGGATATGTGCCGTCGTCTTTTTCAGACTT TTCCCT GCTCATTTCCCTTCAATTGCATTTGCACTCTTCGCCATCTATGTCCCCTCTTACATCGCGACCTACTTTTCTAAGCCCCAAGTGGAGGTCCTCAAGGATGAAGTCGATGTCACCGTGAAAGAGTCCACCATTACATCTACAACACCGTTGTTGACCAGAAACGGCGTCGCAGTGGCCCCCGAGCCTGAAGTTGTTACCGATGTGGTTGatatcaaggagaagattgTCGTTGGTGAAAAGATTCCTAGCGCATTCAAGATCCTCTTGCTGGGAGCTCCCAGCGCCAGACGCCCCATTGCCTCATTCCTGACCTTCCTTATCaacgtcatcttcgtcgccTTGACAGCTGATGCTTTGTTCCGCGCGAGATGGTATTACCCTGCCGATGACCTCTCCTTCGTTCGTCTTGGATACGTCTCCCCATCAGAAGCTCGCTTCGTCATCCGCGAGCCTGATCAGACAAAGCTGCCCATCACATTCGAATATCACATTCAAGATCCCCAGCTATCATCTGAGACCAACCTGTGGTTGACCGCAGGCTTTGTCACGTCGACAAATAACAGCACCGACTTCACAACAACTCTGACTGTGCCCCTCGACGACTCAAAGCAGAGAAAGTATGAGTGGAGAACCTCCAACAACCACACTGGCGAGTTCCGATCTGCCCCCAAGCCGGGACAGATGCCCGACACCGAGAATGGATTGTTCACGTTCCTCTCTACTTCTTGCATCTTGCCTCGCTTCCCCTACAACCCGGTGGACCATCCCCTGGCTATCCCTGGTttgaggaacttggcagAAAAGCTTCCCTCGCTTAGCCCTCAGTTTATGCTGTTCCTGGGCGACTTCATCTATGTCGATGTTCCCGAGCGATTTGGAAAGTCTGTTCAGGAGTACCGCATGCAATACCGCCAGGTTTACGCTTCTCCAGACTGGGCTCCTGTGGCCCAGAACCTGAGCTGGATTCACGTCCTTGATGACCACGAAATCTCGAATGACTGGTCTTCAAACACAACTGGCATCTACAGCGCCGCTGTCGATCCTTGGCACATCTATCAAGCCAACGTTAACCCGCCCAGAGCTCAGTCTGCCACCCAGAGCGGCCCAAGAAGTAACGCTACTTGGTACGAGTTTACTCAGGGCccggccagcttcttcatgatGGACACCCGCAGCTACCGCTCCAGCAACAACCTCCCATTCAATGCGACCGACAAGACCATGCTTGGAAAGGAGCAGCTGGCTGACCTGCTGTCTTGGTTGGCTCGTCCTGAACCCCAGGGAGTTCGATGGAAGTTCATTGCTTCGTCCGTCCCCTTCACCAAGAACTGGCCTGTCAATGTCAAGGATACCTGGGGCGGTTTCCTTACGGAGCGAAAGCAGATCCTTGAGGCCATGTGGGATTCCGGTGCACGAGGCACAGGCGTTGTTATCCTGTCCGGCGATCGACACGAGTTTGCTGCCACAAGGTTCCCTCCACCTGTTGGCTCGCGATGGCCTCAGTCTGCTGCCGCTCACGAGTTTTCCACCAGCCCTCTAAACCAATTTGCTTCCCCTTTCCCGACATATAAGCAGacagacgatgaagatgttATGATGAA CTATATCCCCGGTGGCATCTCCAAATTTGGTTCCTTTTCGATTGAGAAGCAGGGAGAGAAGAGCAGCCTCAACTACACACTCTACATTGACGGCAAGGAGACTTGGACAACAGTGGTTGAAGCACCGGATGCCCCTGAGGGCTTCAAGTCTCCTCCCTCAATCTGGGACCGACTTCACCAGTTTTTCTAG